One Pseudomonas entomophila genomic window carries:
- a CDS encoding FadR/GntR family transcriptional regulator, translated as MLELQRPDTLVERVVSAIRGEIDAGRLAAESRLPTEQQLAEQLNVSRSVVREAVAQLKADGVLIARRGLGSYISQTPSGTVFRFPGSQGRKPDLVQMFEMRLWIETQAAAIAARRRDADDLKRMATALETMEGQRSDFATASAADVAFHRAIAEASKNDYFVAFHDFLGGQLAAARRTAWENSATPAVGGSADALREHRALYLAIADGDRQAAAACAEAHLRASAKRLKLDLPALD; from the coding sequence ATGCTCGAGCTTCAGCGCCCAGACACCCTCGTCGAACGGGTTGTCAGCGCCATCCGCGGTGAAATCGATGCCGGCCGCCTGGCCGCCGAATCGCGCCTGCCTACCGAACAGCAACTGGCCGAACAGCTGAACGTCAGCCGCTCGGTGGTGCGCGAGGCCGTGGCGCAGCTCAAGGCCGACGGCGTGCTGATCGCCCGCCGCGGGCTCGGTTCGTACATCTCGCAGACGCCCAGCGGCACGGTATTCCGCTTCCCAGGCAGCCAGGGGCGCAAGCCGGACCTGGTGCAGATGTTCGAGATGCGCCTGTGGATCGAGACCCAGGCCGCCGCCATTGCCGCTCGCCGCCGCGACGCGGATGATTTGAAGCGCATGGCCACCGCCCTGGAGACCATGGAAGGCCAACGCAGCGACTTCGCCACCGCCTCGGCCGCCGACGTGGCCTTCCACCGCGCCATCGCCGAAGCCAGCAAGAACGACTACTTCGTCGCCTTCCACGATTTCCTCGGCGGCCAGCTGGCCGCCGCGCGCCGCACTGCCTGGGAAAACTCCGCCACCCCAGCGGTAGGTGGTTCGGCCGACGCCCTGCGCGAGCACCGCGCACTGTACCTGGCCATCGCCGACGGCGACCGGCAGGCAGCAGCGGCCTGCGCCGAAGCCCACCTGCGCGCCTCGGCCAAACGCCTGAAACTCGACCTCCCCGCCCTCGACTGA
- a CDS encoding MFS transporter: MSVHEAALAATETPEQQRKRLRKVAAATIFGSMLEWYDFYLYATMAAIVFSKIFFDPSNPAVASLLAFSTFAIGFIARPFGGVLFGYLGDRFGRKQVLVITFCMMGVCTALIGLIPGYATIGIWAPILLVVIRIIQGLGAGAELSGAAVTSYEHASEGKRGSQGAWPALGLNLGLLLSSLTVYLLTMNGNEFLLAGGWRIPFIASIVLVAVGLWVRKSIPETPDFKELDKADDKPQVSPLKLLFKNDLKGLAVVFFVAVGYNALSYIFKTFSLAYLTQFKGVVAHVTSLSVTLASLVAIFAVPFFGWLCDRWSSKTVLMLGGVLSALFAFPFLQLLSTGEPMMIYLAIAVGTGILAPMMFAPQGSFLSRQFPTQTRSSGFGTGREIGTAVAGGLAPLGGLALVAGSATHSTDGVALILAVAGVLVVVFACFDQGWRHSKSKN; the protein is encoded by the coding sequence ATGTCGGTACACGAGGCGGCCCTGGCCGCGACCGAAACGCCCGAACAGCAACGCAAGCGCCTGCGCAAGGTGGCGGCGGCGACCATCTTCGGCTCGATGCTGGAGTGGTACGACTTCTACCTCTACGCCACCATGGCGGCGATCGTCTTCTCGAAGATCTTCTTCGACCCGAGCAACCCGGCGGTGGCCTCGCTGCTGGCGTTCTCCACCTTCGCCATCGGCTTCATCGCCCGCCCCTTCGGCGGCGTGCTGTTCGGCTACCTGGGCGACCGTTTCGGGCGCAAGCAGGTGCTGGTGATCACCTTCTGCATGATGGGGGTGTGCACCGCGCTGATCGGGCTGATCCCGGGCTACGCCACTATCGGTATCTGGGCACCGATCCTGCTGGTGGTCATCCGCATCATCCAGGGCCTGGGTGCCGGTGCCGAACTGTCCGGCGCGGCGGTGACCTCCTACGAGCACGCCAGCGAAGGCAAGCGCGGCAGCCAGGGCGCCTGGCCGGCGCTGGGGCTGAACCTGGGCCTGTTGCTGTCGTCGCTGACCGTGTACCTGCTGACCATGAACGGCAATGAGTTCCTGCTCGCCGGTGGCTGGCGCATCCCGTTCATCGCCAGCATCGTCCTGGTGGCCGTGGGCTTGTGGGTGCGCAAAAGCATTCCCGAGACCCCGGACTTCAAAGAGCTGGACAAGGCCGACGACAAGCCGCAGGTGTCGCCGCTGAAGCTGCTGTTCAAGAACGACCTCAAGGGCCTGGCCGTGGTGTTCTTCGTGGCCGTGGGCTACAACGCCCTGAGCTACATCTTCAAGACCTTCTCGCTGGCGTACCTGACCCAGTTCAAGGGCGTCGTGGCCCACGTCACCTCGCTGTCGGTGACCCTGGCCAGCCTGGTGGCGATCTTCGCCGTGCCGTTCTTCGGCTGGCTGTGCGACAGATGGAGCAGCAAGACCGTGCTGATGCTGGGCGGGGTGCTGTCGGCGCTGTTCGCGTTCCCGTTCCTGCAACTGCTGTCGACCGGCGAGCCGATGATGATCTACCTGGCCATCGCCGTGGGCACCGGGATCCTGGCGCCGATGATGTTCGCCCCGCAGGGGTCGTTCCTCAGCCGGCAGTTCCCGACCCAGACGCGTTCGTCCGGGTTCGGCACCGGGCGCGAGATCGGCACCGCCGTGGCCGGCGGCCTGGCGCCGCTGGGTGGGCTGGCGCTGGTGGCCGGGTCGGCAACCCATTCCACCGATGGCGTGGCGTTGATCCTGGCGGTGGCCGGTGTGCTGGTGGTGGTGTTCGCATGCTTTGACCAAGGGTGGCGGCATTCGAAGTCGAAGAACTGA
- the ppsR gene encoding posphoenolpyruvate synthetase regulatory kinase/phosphorylase PpsR — protein MKRTAFFISDGTGITAETLGQSLLAQFESIPFNKFTRPYIDTLDKARAMVQQINAAAERDGVRPIIFDTIVNQDIREVMATSNGFMIDIFSTFLSPLEQELTAHSSYSVGKSHSIGGNSNYMERIEAVNFALDNDDGARTHYYDKADLILVGVSRCGKTPTCLYMAMQFGIRAANYPLTEDDMERLQLPAVLKKHHNKLFGLTIDPDRLTAIRHERKPNSRYSSFAQCEFEVREVENLFRKENIPNINSTHFSVEEISAKILVEKGVERRFK, from the coding sequence ATGAAACGAACTGCGTTCTTCATCTCCGACGGTACCGGCATCACCGCAGAAACGCTGGGCCAGAGCCTGCTCGCACAATTCGAGAGCATTCCGTTCAACAAATTCACGCGCCCCTACATCGATACGCTGGACAAGGCTCGCGCCATGGTCCAGCAGATCAACGCCGCGGCCGAGCGCGACGGGGTGCGCCCAATCATCTTCGACACCATCGTCAACCAGGACATCCGTGAGGTCATGGCCACGTCCAATGGCTTCATGATCGACATCTTCTCGACGTTCTTATCCCCACTCGAGCAGGAATTGACCGCCCATTCGTCTTATTCCGTGGGTAAATCCCACTCGATCGGCGGCAATTCGAACTACATGGAGCGCATCGAGGCGGTCAACTTCGCCCTCGACAACGACGATGGCGCGCGTACCCACTACTACGACAAGGCCGACCTGATTCTGGTGGGCGTGTCGCGGTGCGGCAAGACCCCGACCTGCCTGTACATGGCCATGCAGTTTGGTATTCGCGCCGCCAACTACCCGCTGACCGAGGACGACATGGAGCGCCTGCAGTTGCCAGCGGTGCTGAAGAAGCACCACAACAAGCTGTTCGGCCTGACCATCGACCCCGACCGCCTGACCGCCATCCGCCACGAGCGCAAGCCCAACAGCCGCTATTCGAGCTTTGCCCAGTGCGAGTTCGAGGTGCGCGAGGTGGAGAACCTGTTCCGCAAGGAGAACATCCCCAACATCAACTCCACGCATTTCTCGGTGGAGGAGATTTCGGCGAAGATCCTGGTGGAGAAAGGCGTGGAGCGGCGGTTCAAGTAA
- a CDS encoding NAD-glutamate dehydrogenase, translated as MAFFTAASKADFQHQLQAALAQHISEQSLPQVALFAEQFFGIISLDELTQRRLSDLAGCTLSAWRIIERFDPQHPQVRVYNPDYERHGWQSTHTVVEVLHHDLPFLVDSVRTELNRRGYSIHTLQTTVLSVRRGNKGELVELLPKGTQGEGVSHESLMYLEIDRCANAAELTTLTKELEQVLAEVRSVVADFDPMKAKIRELLELVEQNAFGPAQSDKAEVKSFLSWLLDNHFTFLGYEEFTVASDANGGHLVYDEGSFLGLARMLRAGLGADDLRIEDYAVAYLREPRLLSFAKASQPSRVHRPAYPDYVSIRQIDKEGNVVKECRFMGLYTSSVYGESVHTIPYIRGKVAEVERRSHFDPKAHLGKELAQVLEVLPRDDLFQTPVDELFSTAMSIVQIQERNKIRVFLRKDPYGRFCYCLAYVPREIYSTEVRQKIQQVLMERLKATDCEFWTFFSESVLARVQLILRVDPKNRIDIDLQQLENEVIQACRSWQDDFSTLVVENFGEAHGTNILADFPKGFPAGYRERFAAHSAVVDMQHVLNLSETKPLAMSFYQPLTQLGERTLHCKLYHADTPLALSDVLPILENLGLRVLGEFPYRLRHASGREFWIHDFAFTYSEGLNLDIQQLNDTFQDAFVHIVKGDAENDAFNRLVLTAGLPWRDVALLRAYARYLKQIRLGFDLGYIASTLNNHTDIARELTRLFKTRFYLARKLTQDDLDDKQQRLEQAILTALDEVQVLNEDRILRRYLDLIKATLRTNFYQPDANGQNKSYFSFKFNPKLIPELPKPVPKFEIFVYSPRVEGVHLRFGNVARGGLRWSDREEDFRTEVLGLVKAQQVKNSVIVPVGAKGGFLPRRLPLGGSRDEIAAEGVACYRIFISGLLDITDNLKDGGVVPPANVVRHDDDDPYLVVAADKGTATFSDIANGIAIDYGFWLGDAFASGGSAGYDHKKMGITARGAWVGVQRHFRERGINVQEDPITVVGVGDMAGDVFGNGLLMSDKLQLVAAFNHLHIFIDPNPDPATSFVERKRLFDLPRSAWSDYDTSIMSEGGGIFPRSAKSIAISPQMKERFAIEADRLTPTELLHALLQAPVDLLWNGGIGTYVKASTESHADVGDKANDALRVNGNELRCKVVGEGGNLGMTQLGRVEFGLNGGATNTDFIDNAGGVDCSDHEVNIKILLNEVVQGGDMTEKQRNQLLGSMTDEVAGLVLGNNYKQTQALSLAARRARERIAEYKRLMADLEARGKLDRAIEFLPTEEQLAERLAAGQGLTRAELSVLISYSKIDLKEQLLKSLVPDDDYLTRDMETAFPPSLVSKFADSMRRHRLKREIVSTQIANDLVNNMGITFVQRLKESTGMSPANVAGAYVIVRDIFHLPHWFRQIEALDYQVPAEIQLTLMDELMRLGRRATRWFLRSRRNEQDAGRDVAHFGPVLAQLGLKLDELLEGPTRERWMVRYQSFVEAGVPELLARMVAGTTHLYTLLPIIEASDVTGHDPAQVAKAFFAVGSSLDLTWYLQEISNLPVDNNWQALAREAFRDDIDLQQRAITISVLQMADAPDDMDARVALWCEQHRVMVERWRAMLDDLRNATGTDYAMYAVANRELVDLAMSGQAVVIPS; from the coding sequence ATGGCGTTTTTCACCGCAGCCAGCAAAGCCGACTTCCAGCATCAACTGCAGGCGGCCCTGGCGCAGCACATCAGCGAACAGTCCCTGCCACAAGTGGCGCTGTTCGCCGAACAGTTCTTCGGCATCATCTCTCTGGACGAACTCACCCAGCGCAGGCTGTCGGACCTGGCCGGCTGCACGCTGTCCGCCTGGCGCATCATCGAGCGCTTCGACCCCCAGCACCCGCAGGTGCGGGTCTACAACCCTGATTACGAACGCCACGGCTGGCAGTCCACGCACACCGTGGTCGAGGTGCTGCACCACGACCTGCCGTTCCTGGTCGACTCGGTGCGCACCGAACTCAACCGCCGTGGCTACAGCATCCACACGCTACAGACCACCGTGCTCAGCGTGCGCCGTGGCAACAAGGGCGAACTGGTCGAACTGCTGCCCAAAGGCACCCAGGGCGAAGGCGTCAGCCACGAGTCGCTGATGTACCTGGAAATCGACCGCTGCGCCAACGCCGCCGAACTGACCACGCTCACAAAAGAGCTGGAGCAGGTGCTGGCCGAGGTGCGCAGCGTGGTCGCCGACTTCGACCCGATGAAAGCCAAGATCCGCGAACTGCTGGAGCTGGTCGAGCAGAACGCCTTCGGCCCGGCGCAGAGCGACAAGGCCGAGGTGAAAAGCTTCCTGTCGTGGCTGCTGGACAACCATTTCACCTTCCTCGGCTACGAGGAGTTCACTGTCGCCTCGGATGCCAACGGCGGCCATCTGGTCTACGACGAAGGCTCGTTCCTGGGCCTGGCGCGCATGCTGCGGGCGGGCCTGGGCGCCGATGACCTGCGCATCGAGGATTACGCCGTCGCCTACCTGCGCGAGCCACGCCTGCTGTCGTTCGCCAAGGCCTCGCAACCGAGTCGCGTGCACCGTCCGGCCTACCCGGACTACGTGTCGATCCGCCAGATCGACAAAGAAGGTAACGTCGTCAAGGAATGCCGCTTCATGGGCCTGTACACCTCGTCGGTGTATGGCGAGAGCGTGCACACCATCCCTTACATCCGTGGCAAGGTCGCCGAAGTCGAGCGCCGTTCGCACTTCGACCCGAAAGCCCACCTGGGCAAGGAGCTGGCCCAGGTACTGGAAGTGTTGCCGCGCGACGACCTGTTCCAGACCCCGGTCGACGAGCTGTTCAGTACCGCCATGTCGATCGTGCAGATCCAGGAACGCAACAAGATCCGCGTGTTCCTGCGCAAGGACCCGTACGGCCGCTTCTGCTACTGCCTGGCGTATGTACCGCGCGAGATCTACTCCACCGAAGTGCGGCAGAAGATCCAGCAGGTGCTGATGGAGCGCCTGAAGGCCACCGACTGCGAGTTCTGGACCTTCTTCTCCGAATCGGTGCTGGCCCGCGTGCAACTGATCCTGCGCGTCGACCCGAAGAACCGTATCGACATCGATCTGCAGCAACTGGAAAACGAAGTGATCCAGGCCTGCCGCTCGTGGCAGGACGACTTCTCCACGCTGGTGGTGGAGAACTTTGGCGAAGCCCACGGCACCAACATCCTCGCCGACTTCCCCAAAGGCTTCCCGGCCGGCTACCGCGAGCGCTTCGCCGCGCATTCGGCGGTGGTCGACATGCAGCATGTGCTCAACCTGTCGGAAACCAAGCCGCTGGCCATGAGTTTCTACCAGCCGCTCACGCAGCTGGGCGAGCGCACGCTGCACTGCAAGCTGTACCACGCCGACACGCCGCTGGCGCTGTCGGACGTGCTGCCGATCCTGGAAAACCTCGGCCTGCGCGTGCTCGGTGAGTTCCCGTACCGCCTGCGCCACGCCAGCGGCCGCGAGTTCTGGATCCACGACTTCGCCTTCACCTACAGCGAAGGCCTGAACCTCGACATCCAGCAGCTCAACGACACCTTCCAGGACGCCTTCGTCCATATCGTCAAGGGCGACGCCGAGAACGACGCCTTCAACCGCCTGGTGCTGACCGCCGGCCTGCCATGGCGCGACGTGGCGCTGCTGCGCGCCTACGCCCGCTACCTCAAGCAGATCCGCCTGGGCTTCGACCTGGGCTACATCGCCAGCACCCTGAACAACCACACCGACATTGCCCGCGAACTGACCCGGTTGTTCAAGACCCGCTTCTACCTGGCGCGCAAGCTGACCCAGGACGACCTCGACGACAAGCAGCAGCGCCTGGAGCAGGCGATCCTCACCGCGCTGGACGAGGTCCAGGTGCTCAACGAGGACCGCATCCTGCGCCGCTACCTGGACCTGATCAAGGCCACGCTGCGCACCAACTTCTACCAGCCGGACGCCAACGGCCAGAACAAGTCCTACTTCAGCTTCAAGTTCAACCCGAAACTGATCCCCGAGCTGCCGAAACCGGTACCCAAGTTCGAGATCTTCGTCTATTCGCCACGGGTCGAGGGCGTGCACCTGCGCTTCGGCAACGTCGCCCGCGGCGGCCTGCGCTGGTCGGACCGCGAAGAGGACTTCCGCACCGAAGTGCTGGGTTTGGTCAAGGCCCAGCAGGTGAAGAACTCGGTGATCGTGCCGGTGGGCGCCAAGGGCGGCTTCCTGCCGCGCCGCCTGCCGCTGGGCGGCAGCCGTGACGAGATCGCCGCCGAAGGCGTGGCGTGCTACCGCATCTTCATCTCCGGCCTGCTCGACATCACCGACAACCTCAAGGACGGTGGCGTGGTGCCGCCTGCGAACGTGGTGCGCCACGATGACGACGACCCGTACCTGGTGGTGGCGGCGGACAAGGGCACCGCGACCTTCTCCGACATCGCCAACGGCATCGCCATCGACTACGGCTTCTGGCTGGGCGACGCCTTCGCCTCGGGCGGCTCGGCCGGCTACGACCACAAGAAGATGGGCATCACCGCCCGTGGCGCCTGGGTGGGCGTGCAGCGCCACTTCCGCGAGCGCGGCATCAACGTGCAGGAAGACCCGATCACCGTGGTCGGTGTCGGCGACATGGCCGGCGACGTGTTCGGCAACGGCCTGCTGATGTCCGACAAGCTGCAACTGGTGGCGGCGTTCAACCACCTGCATATCTTCATCGACCCGAACCCGGACCCGGCCACCAGCTTCGTCGAGCGCAAGCGCCTGTTCGATTTGCCGCGCTCGGCCTGGAGCGACTACGACACCAGCATCATGTCCGAAGGCGGCGGGATCTTCCCGCGCAGCGCCAAGAGCATCGCCATCAGCCCGCAGATGAAGGAACGCTTCGCCATCGAAGCCGACCGCCTGACACCCACCGAGCTGCTGCATGCGCTGCTGCAAGCGCCGGTCGACCTGCTGTGGAACGGTGGTATCGGCACTTACGTCAAGGCCAGCACTGAAAGCCACGCTGATGTCGGCGACAAGGCCAACGACGCCCTGCGCGTCAATGGCAACGAGCTGCGCTGCAAGGTGGTGGGCGAGGGCGGCAACCTGGGCATGACCCAGCTCGGCCGTGTCGAGTTCGGCCTGAACGGCGGCGCCACCAACACCGACTTCATCGACAACGCCGGTGGCGTGGACTGCTCCGACCACGAGGTCAATATCAAGATCCTGCTCAATGAGGTTGTGCAGGGTGGCGACATGACCGAGAAGCAGCGCAACCAACTGCTGGGCAGCATGACCGACGAAGTCGCCGGCCTGGTGCTGGGCAACAACTACAAGCAGACGCAAGCGCTGTCGCTGGCGGCCCGCCGCGCCCGCGAGCGGATCGCCGAGTACAAGCGCCTGATGGCCGACCTTGAGGCCCGTGGCAAGCTGGACCGTGCCATCGAGTTCCTGCCCACCGAGGAGCAGTTGGCCGAGCGCCTGGCGGCTGGCCAGGGCTTGACCCGCGCCGAGCTGTCGGTGCTGATCTCGTACAGCAAGATCGACCTCAAGGAGCAACTGCTCAAGTCGCTGGTGCCGGATGACGACTATCTCACCCGTGACATGGAGACAGCCTTCCCGCCGTCGCTGGTGAGCAAGTTCGCCGATTCGATGCGCCGTCACCGCCTGAAGCGCGAGATCGTCAGCACCCAGATCGCCAACGACCTGGTCAACAACATGGGCATCACCTTCGTGCAGCGCTTGAAGGAGTCCACCGGCATGAGCCCGGCGAACGTTGCCGGCGCCTATGTGATCGTGCGCGACATCTTCCACCTGCCGCACTGGTTCCGCCAGATCGAGGCGTTGGACTACCAGGTGCCGGCCGAGATCCAGCTGACGTTGATGGACGAACTGATGCGCCTGGGCCGTCGCGCCACCCGCTGGTTCCTGCGTAGCCGGCGCAACGAGCAGGACGCGGGTCGTGACGTCGCCCACTTCGGGCCGGTGCTCGCGCAGTTGGGGCTCAAGCTCGACGAGTTGCTGGAAGGGCCGACCCGCGAGCGCTGGATGGTTCGCTACCAGAGCTTCGTCGAGGCCGGCGTGCCGGAACTGCTGGCGCGCATGGTCGCGGGGACCACCCACCTGTACACCCTGCTGCCGATCATCGAGGCCTCGGACGTCACTGGCCATGACCCGGCGCAAGTGGCCAAGGCGTTCTTCGCCGTGGGTAGCTCGCTGGACCTGACCTGGTACCTGCAGGAGATCAGCAACCTGCCGGTGGACAACAACTGGCAGGCCCTGGCCCGCGAGGCGTTCCGCGACGATATCGACCTGCAGCAGCGGGCGATCACCATCTCCGTGTTGCAGATGGCCGATGCGCCGGACGACATGGACGCCCGCGTCGCGCTGTGGTGCGAGCAGCACCGGGTGATGGTCGAGCGCTGGCGCGCCATGCTCGACGATCTGCGCAACGCCACCGGTACCGACTATGCGATGTACGCGGTGGCCAACCGCGAGCTGGTCGACCTGGCGATGAGCGGGCAGGCGGTGGTGATTCCGTCCTGA
- the lhgO gene encoding L-2-hydroxyglutarate oxidase: MTYDYCIIGGGIVGLATAMALLEQRPGASLLLLEKEASLGRHQTGHNSGVIHAGIYYAPGSLKADLCKRGAQATKDFCSEHGIAFEVCGKLLVASNDLEVQRMQALYERSQQNGLKVERLDAGALCEREPNIVGKGALFLDATGIVDYTQVCDAMAKVIQQAGGELRLSTAVRAIQEHADHVTVTSDSHTWRARQLVACAGLQSDRLARLAGVRIDHQIIPFRGEYYRLPASKNQIVNHLIYPIPDPELPFLGVHLTRMIDGSVTVGPNAVLGFGRENYRKFSVNCRDVAEYASFPGFWKTIWNNLGSGTAEMKNSLFKRGYLEQCRKYCPSLEVEDLLPYEAGIRAQAVMRDGTLVHDFLFAETPRMVHVCNAPSPAATSAIPIGQMIAEKILKAR; encoded by the coding sequence ATGACCTACGACTACTGCATCATCGGCGGCGGCATCGTCGGCCTGGCCACCGCCATGGCCCTGCTCGAACAGCGCCCCGGCGCCTCGCTGCTGCTCCTGGAGAAAGAGGCCAGCCTCGGCCGCCACCAGACCGGCCACAACAGCGGTGTGATCCACGCCGGCATCTACTACGCCCCCGGCAGCCTCAAGGCCGACCTGTGCAAACGCGGCGCCCAGGCCACCAAGGACTTCTGCAGCGAGCACGGCATCGCCTTCGAGGTGTGCGGCAAGCTGCTGGTGGCCTCCAACGACCTGGAAGTGCAGCGCATGCAGGCGCTGTATGAGCGTTCGCAGCAGAACGGTTTGAAGGTCGAGCGCCTGGATGCCGGCGCGCTGTGCGAGCGGGAGCCGAACATCGTCGGCAAGGGTGCGCTGTTCCTCGATGCCACCGGCATCGTCGACTACACACAGGTGTGCGACGCCATGGCCAAGGTGATCCAGCAGGCCGGTGGCGAGCTGCGCCTGTCCACCGCCGTGCGCGCCATCCAGGAGCACGCCGACCACGTCACCGTCACCAGCGACAGCCATACCTGGCGCGCCCGCCAGCTGGTGGCCTGCGCCGGCTTGCAGTCCGACCGCCTGGCGCGCCTGGCCGGGGTCAGGATCGACCACCAGATCATCCCCTTCCGTGGCGAGTACTACCGCCTGCCGGCGAGCAAGAACCAGATCGTCAACCACCTGATCTACCCGATCCCCGACCCCGAACTGCCGTTCCTCGGCGTGCACCTGACACGGATGATCGACGGCAGCGTCACCGTCGGCCCCAACGCGGTGCTGGGTTTCGGCCGGGAGAACTACCGCAAGTTCTCGGTGAACTGCCGCGATGTCGCCGAGTACGCAAGCTTCCCCGGTTTCTGGAAAACCATCTGGAACAACCTTGGCTCCGGCACCGCCGAGATGAAGAACTCGCTGTTCAAGCGCGGCTACCTGGAGCAGTGCCGCAAGTACTGCCCGTCGCTCGAGGTCGAGGACCTGCTGCCCTACGAGGCCGGCATCCGTGCCCAGGCAGTGATGCGCGACGGCACCCTGGTGCACGACTTCCTGTTCGCCGAGACCCCGCGCATGGTCCATGTCTGCAACGCCCCGTCTCCGGCCGCCACCTCGGCCATCCCCATCGGCCAAATGATCGCCGAGAAAATCCTCAAGGCCCGCTGA